The Acanthochromis polyacanthus isolate Apoly-LR-REF ecotype Palm Island chromosome 16, KAUST_Apoly_ChrSc, whole genome shotgun sequence genome segment TTAAAATTCAGTTGCAAACAAATAGACATAGaaaaattattataaattttATCGctaaaaaaacagccaaatttGAGAGACTGCAGAAGAGCAGAACACTAAAAATATGGATCACTTTTGTAtataaattttgtttttaaatcaagaaTCAAGGCAGCATGGATTCCTGTTGTGAGTTGGTTCATAAATCAGAAAGTCATTCaaattcatatttctttttctttcaggaaaacacagacaaaaccaCCATTTAACAGCTGAATCAATCAGCAAAAATGGGAAACCAACAACCAAAGGAAAGTCACATGGGCAACAGCCTAAGATGTTGCAAATGCAATAAAGTCCTGCCCCCATGCTATTCCTTCGATAATCTCTATAAAAATACCATTCATGGGCGGTACGTATATGTGTTCAATGGAGGTGAATACTTCAGACCAGTGGGCTATGATGACGCGTATGAGTGTGAATATTGCTTTAATAAGCCAATCAGAGATCAAGAGGAAatgaggagagaggaagaacgaaggaggagggaagaggagaggaggagagaagaggagaggaggagagaagaggaaaggaggagagaagaggaaaggaggagagaagaggagaggaggacagaagaggaaaggaggagagaagaggaaaggaggagagaagaggagaggaggcaaCAAGAACAGATGAATCAAAGCCTACaagaatcacaaaaacaagcaaaagagcagcatgaaaaacaacagaacagcGATATTGCAGAAGAACATCAGTCCAAGACAGATGTTCATGTTGGGTATATGGATGAGTTTGACACAGATGATAAGTCAGGCACTGATGAGTTACTAGAAATCCTCTCTGTGAAATGCAGCATCCCAGTTTCAAACCTCAGCCTCAGTGAGCTGACATCAGATCAGCTGGGAAAGATCCTTTCAGTCCTGGACAAACTTCTGTTTGATGAATGGCTTCATGATTCCCCATCCCTCAGCACTCTGCAGCACACTCAGGTGTTAATCACAGAGCTGTGTGCTCTGTCTCTGGAAATATCAGAGGGAGTTTCACAACAAACCATCTCCAATCATGTTCAGTCTCTGGTGGAGTCCATTAGCCAATCAGCATGTGATGTTTCTGAGAGTTTCCTGTTGACTCAGGCCCTGTATCTCAACCTGATGCACTTTTTGAGTGACAGTGGTACTGTGAGTGAAAAAGACACTGACACTGAGGCAGTCCTCATAGCCAAACAATGGGCTGAAGATGAGCTTTCCCCTGACAAACTCTTTCTGATGCAATTCCTGAGTAATCTCACATCATCCCTGCAGACTGCAGTTGAAGGAAcctctgcattcattttacagaTGGAGATCCAGTGCCTGAAGCTTCTCTTATCCACACTCACACATCTGAATGACAAGGAAACCCACTCACAATGCAGTGAGATGCTCCTCAAACTCGTGCGAAAAAACCAGTGGACCCCAAAAGAGGCAATGACTCTGCTCAAAGATCTGTCACAAAACTATACAGAAGATGCTTCAATAGCTGAAATCCTTAAGTTGGTACAAGTGTACGACATATCACCAGAGTGGACGGATGAGTCCGGACACTCACTCATCCAAGTTCTTGATGTTGTTGGCCCTGTGACATTCTACCAGAAATTCCAAGAGACTCTCAGAACAGAAGACGAGAAGAATCTAGTTGTAGCTCTAGCAGAGATAAAAATGCTATGGAACTTGGATGATGCTTTGATTGATATGATAAAAATCATTACCACTGGCGTCCTGCGATACTCAGAAACTGTACCAAAAGCTGCACCATTCAGAAAAGATTCCTTTGAATGTGTAACCCTCAATGCAGACGACATACAGAACTCTCTGTCACATCTGTGCAAAGCAGTTTTTGACATTAAAGGCTGGTGGCCCACAGTGAGGCAGATGCTGCGGTGGTGTGCATTAATCCTGACTGAGAGGAGTGGACTGCTACAGCTGGTTGGTCTGGAAGAAGACCCATGTGTCACAGCCATGTTTGTAGCTGCACAAGTCTGCATGGGAAACAAAGTGGACATTGTATTGAGCTCTGATGTTCACTCAGAGGAACAAACTGAGGATTGGTCTGACTTATACAAGTACCTTCAAATTTCTCTCAACACAAACATGATGAAAACTCATGCATCATATAAGGATGTCTATGAAGCAGACATTGTGTATGGTACCATGGATGACTTTGTGTCTGATTACTTTCAACACGGCATAGAAGTGATGGAAACTGGGAACCCTCATCTTAATCGAGGATTCATCATTGGAGAACAAAGTGTCCGCGCTTCCAAGAATCTGGAGCTTTCAAGGCTCAAGGAAAATGATTCCCTGGTGTTTGCTGCAGAGGTCCTGCAAAACCTCATGGCTAAAATCCAAAGTGAAGACACGGAACTGAGACACAAGTTTATCAAGGCTCTGTTTCAAGTGCTCCACATGATCCCAAACAAAGACCCAAACACTGAGAATAAAATCATCAACATCTCAGAAAAGATTGCTGGAAAAGGACTGCCGTCTAATGAGGCCTTCATTATGAACTTCCTTGAGAATCTACTGAGAGTGTTAACAAGAGAAACAGGAGCTGAAAGAAGCACAATATCTCCTGCAGAGAAATGGTGCTTGGAGAGGTTGTTTGCCTGTGCAGGGCAATTCCAAGAGTCAAAAGGAAAGACCATAGAAATCTTCCACATGGTTTCAGAAATGGGAACACAAAGACTTTGGTCACCAGTAGAGGCCCTAAACCTCCTTGGAGCACTAATCGACCACCATCATGATGAAGACTGTGTCTCCATCATGaaaattttacatttgttgGCAACATATCAGGTTCCCTCCAAGTGGACAGATGAGAACAACCAGTCTCTCCTCAATCTCCTGGATTCTTGGAAAACTGATAATCTGATCCAGCATTTAGAAAAGAGACTTCAAGATGAGACAGTAAAAACCATTGACACTCTCTTTGATGAAATACGTCAAATGAAAGACATTGATGAACAAACACTGAGTAAATCATATAGTGCAGTGACTCATGTAACAAATCTGATCAAAACCGGTGAAATTGCAAAGTACACAGATATACAACGAGCAAGAAATCTCAGTCACAGCCTGAAAACAGAGGACCTGCAGGAGCTCCTGGCAGTCTTATGCAATGCTGTACACCTGCAGATGGCTGAAGGGAAATGGTTTCCTCGAACCACTCAGATGATAAGTTGGTGTCTCTTGGCCTTGTCAGAAACTGGGAAGCTCCTGGAGATGGGCACTGGAGAAGGGAAGTCTTGTGTCATAGCAATGTTTGCAGTTCTGCGTGTGCTCAAGGGTGAAAAAGTAGATGTGGTGTCCAGCTCTTCTGTGTTATGTCAGAGAGATGCAGAAGAATGGGCTCAATTCTACAAGTACTTTGGCATTACagttgacacaaacacaaataaaaccaacGACGAAGATCGAAAAGAATGCTATCAGAAGGATGTGGTCTACGGAACTATCGAAGCCTTCGCTGCAGATCATCTTCGTCAGATTTTTGAGATGAAAGATGTGAGGCCTGATCGCAGTTTTCAGTGCATCATAATTGATGAAGTGGACTCATTGCTGCTGGATAACGGAGTGCAACTAACCTACCTGTCCAGCCCCATGGTCTCCCTGCAGCATCTGAACATTATTCTGGCCATGATCTGGGGACACGTCAGTCAGTATGGCTTCCTGTCTGCTGGACACCAGACATTTGTACAGGGTCCTCCTGCTTCATTCTACAAGGCCATCTTTGACTCAATAGACACAGAAGAAACTGAAATCAATGATCCAATGGACATTTTACATATCGCTGAAGAATCCAACACTGTGCCAGAAGGATTCACAGAGGACATCTGCAAAAGTCAAAAGGATGAAATTCTTCAGAAGCTGAAAACAGTGAGTCTGGATGCTGTGATCaattttttcagtgaaattgAGCACTATGTCCCCTATGGTTTCAGTGTGTACACTTTAGATGACAAGGGATCGCTCTGTCTCAGAAAGTCTAGTCCCTACAACAATCCAGATATTCCAGACCTTAAATTTCTTGTCTTGGAGGGAGGCTTGTGTTGTCCTCTCTATGATTCAGAAGAAACTCTCATCAAGCCCATTGCAGAACTCATCTCAGAGAAGATTCAGTACACCCCATGCACaaacaataaagacaaaatCAGCATTCCTGGATTCTTGAAGAGTCTGATCGAGAGCAAAGTGTCCGTGTGGGTTGAAAATGCTTTTTTGGCAAAGCAACTGAGACAGGGACGGGAATATGTCATAGAAAACGACAGTGTTTGTCCTGTGGATTTCAGATCCACTGGTATTATACAGCTAAATAAGAAATGGGGTGATGGTTTGCAGCAGTTCATTGAGatgaaaaatcaaataaaactgagCACAATATCTACAGTGACAAACTACATTTCTAACATCTCATTTTTCGAAAAGTACAATGGGAAAATATATGGAACAACTGGGACACTTGGGAGCAACACAGACATCCTGTTTTTACAGGATCTATATCCAAATCTCTCTGCCTGCAGAATGCCAACATTCAACAGGAGGAAGTTGTTCGAGGTCAAAGGAACTCTGAAGACCTCAGCTGAAGAGtggaaatctgaaataaaacgtGTGGTCATGGCTCAGATATCCCCAAATTCATACAGAGGTGGAAGAGCAGCCCTGGTGATCTGTGAAACTATCAACAACGCCAAAGAGATCCACGATGAGCTGAAAAGCAGCATCCCAGGTGAGATCATTCTCTACTGTCGAAGTGACAATGACAGTTTGAGCAAAATAGATAAGAAACTGCTTCCTGGTGACGTCATTGTTGCCACAAATCTGGCTGGGCGTGGCACAGACATAAAAGTGTCCAAAGAGGTGAACAGTAATGGAGGATTATTTGTGGTCCTGTCCTTCCTTTCTGAGAACACAAGAGTGGAACTCCAGGCTTTTGGTCGAACTGCACGTAAAGGTAAACCTGGATCTGCTCAGATAATCATGTCCACTGAACACCTGCAGCAGTCCTTCTCAACAGTGTCGACTCTGGAGGAAGCTAAGAGCACAAGGGATAGACTCGCAGCAGAAAAGATAAATCACATGATGAATGATGTCTCTGAGATGAAACTGCGGGAGGACCTGTTTACAGACTACTGCAAGACACTTCAAGATATT includes the following:
- the LOC110959988 gene encoding uncharacterized protein LOC110959988; the protein is MGNQQPKESHMGNSLRCCKCNKVLPPCYSFDNLYKNTIHGRYVYVFNGGEYFRPVGYDDAYECEYCFNKPIRDQEEMRREEERRRREEERRREEERRREEERRREEERRREEERRTEEERRREEERRREEERRQQEQMNQSLQESQKQAKEQHEKQQNSDIAEEHQSKTDVHVGYMDEFDTDDKSGTDELLEILSVKCSIPVSNLSLSELTSDQLGKILSVLDKLLFDEWLHDSPSLSTLQHTQVLITELCALSLEISEGVSQQTISNHVQSLVESISQSACDVSESFLLTQALYLNLMHFLSDSGTVSEKDTDTEAVLIAKQWAEDELSPDKLFLMQFLSNLTSSLQTAVEGTSAFILQMEIQCLKLLLSTLTHLNDKETHSQCSEMLLKLVRKNQWTPKEAMTLLKDLSQNYTEDASIAEILKLVQVYDISPEWTDESGHSLIQVLDVVGPVTFYQKFQETLRTEDEKNLVVALAEIKMLWNLDDALIDMIKIITTGVLRYSETVPKAAPFRKDSFECVTLNADDIQNSLSHLCKAVFDIKGWWPTVRQMLRWCALILTERSGLLQLVGLEEDPCVTAMFVAAQVCMGNKVDIVLSSDVHSEEQTEDWSDLYKYLQISLNTNMMKTHASYKDVYEADIVYGTMDDFVSDYFQHGIEVMETGNPHLNRGFIIGEQSVRASKNLELSRLKENDSLVFAAEVLQNLMAKIQSEDTELRHKFIKALFQVLHMIPNKDPNTENKIINISEKIAGKGLPSNEAFIMNFLENLLRVLTRETGAERSTISPAEKWCLERLFACAGQFQESKGKTIEIFHMVSEMGTQRLWSPVEALNLLGALIDHHHDEDCVSIMKILHLLATYQVPSKWTDENNQSLLNLLDSWKTDNLIQHLEKRLQDETVKTIDTLFDEIRQMKDIDEQTLSKSYSAVTHVTNLIKTGEIAKYTDIQRARNLSHSLKTEDLQELLAVLCNAVHLQMAEGKWFPRTTQMISWCLLALSETGKLLEMGTGEGKSCVIAMFAVLRVLKGEKVDVVSSSSVLCQRDAEEWAQFYKYFGITVDTNTNKTNDEDRKECYQKDVVYGTIEAFAADHLRQIFEMKDVRPDRSFQCIIIDEVDSLLLDNGVQLTYLSSPMVSLQHLNIILAMIWGHVSQYGFLSAGHQTFVQGPPASFYKAIFDSIDTEETEINDPMDILHIAEESNTVPEGFTEDICKSQKDEILQKLKTVSLDAVINFFSEIEHYVPYGFSVYTLDDKGSLCLRKSSPYNNPDIPDLKFLVLEGGLCCPLYDSEETLIKPIAELISEKIQYTPCTNNKDKISIPGFLKSLIESKVSVWVENAFLAKQLRQGREYVIENDSVCPVDFRSTGIIQLNKKWGDGLQQFIEMKNQIKLSTISTVTNYISNISFFEKYNGKIYGTTGTLGSNTDILFLQDLYPNLSACRMPTFNRRKLFEVKGTLKTSAEEWKSEIKRVVMAQISPNSYRGGRAALVICETINNAKEIHDELKSSIPGEIILYCRSDNDSLSKIDKKLLPGDVIVATNLAGRGTDIKVSKEVNSNGGLFVVLSFLSENTRVELQAFGRTARKGKPGSAQIIMSTEHLQQSFSTVSTLEEAKSTRDRLAAEKINHMMNDVSEMKLREDLFTDYCKTLQDIHKNADGDDRRAVVAIMNEFWGIWQQTKSEDIEQLKRDELQKSLKDDLSLAKSQSQTQTSPCASIYHYIKFGNVAMSEKKWDVSARLFEKAMKQDASWAAIAFYSHAYCTVKQMSADYLSEAKDDLTKALESLKYLSEESMVCLQFVKMSTADSDITNPTSLEKQLTTKCSMLRYLDKNISEAIQELDKIKDRGRDALVKKSPIFSLVPSADEDLQVEAYNLYSQGLKYVFSVEEKPRFSWEGLLVFFLGILQIVGGALLTAFTFGTLAQVGMGLITEGISDCITGIEAMVTGEFSWKSWAIDKAISIGVSLIGFGVGKLIAKGFKACKMLIKGFGKKLKAMPKFFSRQAKDGLSAVAKTNMKNAVKHTAKKMAEEIITNVFGKAEKEILKQILESLKKEVKKGIVDDVKSNIEKEPLSTLIDSIVLSHITDKQQLHGLLKDKNSKSKLLAIFKSLSSTAAQTLTAELDWQNKLNSSFSKVIDKAKAEAKGTIRGILTVIQVGHILVLAIDTIHAAVTLSSKFFSNLHDQLNIFKKAKASSEKVKVNELSASDIEMLKEFKQDIADIISTLLADALVEVFHQKFSSHIVSRAQGQVNGIIGRYVRTGLKSDRTEEKLRAGQNNRYISYMPGNLNSKGEAGQHSQSHAEKIKNPMTEGTILDIRVLAEARGTKVVILTEDSHGRLTKMQELSPSTKPTSQTVTLIYRPKSAQYPDGHYDVQVNNQIVNIVSKDNNCLFHALARGMKPQASEEEIALEADRLRSVEADTLLRQPGQWDSIIKRKEWTDKIRGGEWYLAEGGAPPIKETKKVLKKEVGKIEIYKKWQQYARQNTGIGRFINADHQPPVNSILEAQTMNQNSKLAQAMLEVATKSSPLKPNLIPDVHKHHGRELPTVYVPQETHREFPSTKSKAFRQCLATTISSDDVVGTFKLTILGSMVRFKLNNTKNFKDFQNTKKSQTRLAILESSFQQHSINLVQQWFNMLQGKNVMSNNDLTTVTTWINNKDYNNNNDPHRNQVSNLL